One Sus scrofa isolate TJ Tabasco breed Duroc chromosome 10, Sscrofa11.1, whole genome shotgun sequence genomic window carries:
- the B3GALT2 gene encoding beta-1,3-galactosyltransferase 2, which translates to MLQRRRRHCCFAKMSWSAKRSLFRTRLTAVLSLVFLFAMFLCFNHHDWLPGRAGFKENPVTYTLRGFRSTKSETNHSSLRNIWKETVPQTLRPQTATNSNHTDLSPQGVTGLENTLSANGSIYSEKGTGHPNSYHFKYIINEPEKCQEKSPFLILLIAAEPGQIEARRAIRQTWGNESLAPGIRITRIFLLGVSVKLQGHLQRAILEESRQHHDIIQQEYLDTYYNLTIKTLMGMNWVATYCPQSPYVMKTDSDMFVNTEYLIHKLLKPDLPPRHNYFTGYLMRGYAPNRNRDSKWYMPPDLYPSERYPVFCSGTGYVFSGDLAEKIFKVSLGIRRLHLEDVYVGICLAKLRIDPVPPPNEFVFNHWRVSYSSCKYSHLITSHQFQPSELIKYWNHLQQNKHNACANAAKEKAGRYRHRKLH; encoded by the coding sequence ATGCTTCAGCGGAGGAGAAGACACTGCTGCTTTGCAAAGATGAGCTGGAGCGCCAAGAGGTCTCTGTTCCGGACCCGCCTCACTGCCGTTCTTTCTCTGGTCTTTCTGTTCGCTATGTTTTTGTGTTTCAACCACCATGACTGGCTGCCAGGCAGAGCTGGATTCAAAGAAAACCCTGTGACATACACTCTCCGTGGATTTCGTTCTACAAAAAGTGAGACAAACCACAGCTCTCTTCGGAACATTTGGAAAGAAACAGTCCCTCAGACTCTGAGGCCTCAAACAGCAACTAACTCCAACCACACGGATCTGTCCCCACAAGGAGTGACCGGGCTGGAGAACACGCTCAGTGCCAACGGAAGTATTTACAGTGAAAAGGGCACTGGCCACCCAAATTCTTACCATTTCAAGTACATTATCAATGAACCTGAAAAATGCCAGGAGAAAAGCCCTTTTTTAATACTACTAATAGCTGCAGAACCTGGACAAATAGAAGCTAGAAGAGCTATTCGGCAAACCTGGGGCAACGAAAGTCTAGCACCCGGCATTCGGATCACACGGATTTTTCTGCTGGGCGTGAGTGTTAAGTTACAGGGCCACCTTCAACGGGCAATACTGGAAGAAAGCAGACAGCACCACGACATAATTCAGCAGGAGTACTTAGACACGTACTACAACCTGACCATTAAAACGCTGATGGGGATGAACTGGGTGGCAACATACTGCCCGCAGAGTCCGTACGTTATGAAAACCGACAGCGACATGTTTGTCAACACCGAATACTTAATACACAAGTTGCTGAAGCCAGACCTGCCTCCCAGACACAACTACTTCACGGGTTACCTAATGCGAGGCTACGCTCCCAATCGCAACAGAGACAGCAAGTGGTACATGCCCCCAGACCTCTACCCCAGCGAGCGCTACCCTGTCTTCTGCTCCGGGACCGGTTATGTTTTTTCTGGGGATCTGGCAGAGAAGATATTCAAAGTTTCGTTAGGCATCCGTCGTTTGCACTTGGAAGACGTCTATGTAGGGATCTGCCTTGCCAAGCTGAGAATTGATCCTGTGCCCCCCCCCAATGAGTTTGTGTTCAATCACTGGCGAGTTTCTTACTCGAGCTGTAAATACAGCCACCTAATTACCTCTCATCAGTTCCAGCCGAGTGAACTGATAAAATACTGGAACCATTTGCAACAAAATAAGCACAATGCCTGTGCCAACGCAGCAAAAGAAAAGGCAGGCAGGTATCGCCATCGTAAACTACACTAG